Below is a window of Ctenopharyngodon idella isolate HZGC_01 chromosome 7, HZGC01, whole genome shotgun sequence DNA.
TCAATCCATTTGCGTAACAAATAAAAGctaaacaagaaaagaaaattgtTTAGTTAGCCAACTTTCAGTGCTcctctcttattttttttttctcttcctccTCCACTCTCATGCCACAAAACAGGTTGAACAGATTGTAGAATAAAAGCAGAGCAAACTAAACAGAAAATGAGGTTGCgtaatgtatatataaagatttacttttttttttttatgtatttaaaggggacctattatgcaaaattcacttttacatggtgtttgaacataaatgtgtgtcgacagtgtgtgtacacaaccaatctattatggtaaaaatccacccactcctctttttttaatccctataaaatcataatcaaagtCTCAGAACAAACCATTTGCTTTTGTTACGTCACAAATgcttaggccccgcccacaactgctgacggactctgccctattagcatagaccctgccctgagtgagctgtacacagtccaccatgtttatctcctcgccagatcaattaacagcagcattcaagtaagaaacgtattcttattaaagctactaaagttattcagtcaagggCAATGagtgattttatgtttttcttttgttgtttgattcatattaacagcatatacagcagtaggtactgtatattatgctgctttcatttttaatacacagatctaatatatacatgcaatttctttccctgctgtttacgttcacagacagaatcaactgtttatgtaaactttgtgtgtatttgacagtttaagcgcagtaagacgtgaaagagaacttagtttaatactcaaGCGGCGTCTGACTGACAGCTTTCTGTGCACGTTCTTtggatgtgtgcgctcagaaaaccataaatcagaagtttagactgatatggctttaaaatgcatgcagataataaactttaatgatgaagAACTGAAATGTCACGTGTGCATGACAGCGATAGAGATGATgatcaaaaacaaacagatgttttagtttttggcagagtatctgaGGCACAAActgtacaggctccgccctcttctggaaaggggagcagcagctcatttgcatttaaagacacatgcatgaaaacagcatgtttttccttccacttaaaaatgggcatttacaacatggtataataaatgatctgtggggtattttgagctgaaacttcacagacacattctggggacaccagagacctatgttacatcttgtaaaaaggggcataatagagGTCCCCTTTAACCATATTACTGCTTTGACCAGGCTACACTCAAGTACTCTATATTATTTGCCCTATTGtcccccaaaaacaaaacataatatcTTATATCATTTTACAAAtctgcatcttgatttaagatttttagatatttgggcTGGAAACAGGACAGAGAAATACCATTGAAAACTTTTTGGATTAGGTGAGAAAATTCCattaattgtatattttaatgatgtttaaaaTGCAAGACATTTAtttagattaaagggttagttcacccaaaaatgaaaataatgtaatttattactcaccctcatgtcgttccacacccgtaaggccttcattcatcttcggaacacaaattaaaatattttgattaaatccgatggctcagtgaggcctgcattcacagcaatgacatttcctctctcaagatccataaaggtactaaaaacatatttaaaacagttcatgcgagttcagtagttctaccttaatattataaagcgacgagaatatttttgcgcgccaaaaaaacaaaataacgacttttcaacaatgtagtgatgggccgatttcaaaacactgctttgcgaatcgaatcagtgactcggagcgccaaagtcacgtgatttcagcagtttagccgtttgataggagatccgagtcattgattcgattcgcaaagcagtgttttgaaatcggcccatcactatattgttgaaaagtcgttattttgttttttttttggcgcacaaaaatattctcgtcgctttataatattaaggtagaactactgaactcgcatgaactgttttaaatgtgttttagtaggctacctttatggatcttgagagagggaatgtcattgctttgaatgcaggcctcactgagccatcggatttaatcaaaaatatcttaatttgtgttccgaagatgaatgaaggccttacgggtgtagaacgacatgagagtgagtaataaatgacattattttcatttttgggtgaactaaccctttaagagctgcattCATAATGAATATGATTCATTTTACATCCAAAAGTGCTGGCATACATGTTAAATTCATCATAAatagtataaataaaatataaagttgGATTTTAATGTTATAGGGAGACTGCCTTTCATGACATCATTTGAGAAACCTGAGGGCAACAAAGTGTGGATTTGCAGAACAGCATTGCAAGACAGTCTGTATATTAGTGGTGGGGATTTTCTGCAAGTTGCATCgatacaccagtaggtggcaccaAGTGACTGTCTTATAGTCAGTTTAGTAAACGATCTGTCCAATAGCATAAATTCTGCTTAGAATCGATCAGCCGATGATAATTACGGCGAGATGCATGCATTTTAGAAATGCTGTTTGCCTTTGCTCAGGCATATCGCTGGACTACTAAAATGACAGTTGTCCGACTTAACAGCTCCTTACTTTTTCACTCGTTTTATTGACTGCAGCCGCCTACTCTACATTCAAGGCGATACGTTTGGCATCTCAAACGAGCctattgtctttatgagtgaatcattaattcattcactTTAGCAATCCGTTCAATAACACTGATTCATTGAGGGAGGCCGCTGTGTTCTGTTGTGGCTTTGTTAGAACAATTTTCGTTGCCAgagcaaaaaaataaactgtataaaaaatattgtaaataatatgtaagtTACCTACTATTAACATAATTACATATGGAACAGAAACAGTATTTAATATGTGCAGATGTGAACTGCAGGtgattatattttcattatgtCTCTTCTTTTCAGCTCTTCAGTGGTCCTCTGGCAGAGGAGCTTCAGTGTTCAGTATGTCTGGTTGTGTTCACTGATCCAGTCAGCACTCCATGTGGACATAACTTCTGTAAGAGCTGCCTGAACCAGTGCTGGGACAACAAACAGGACTGCTACTGTCCAATCTGTAATGAAACATTCAGTAAAAGACCTGACCTCAACACAGCACTTAGACAGATTGTGCAACCCTTTCAGGAAAAGTTCAGTCTGAGTAAATCAGATGTTCTTTGTGACATCTGTGATGGAAGATGAAAGCCCTGAAGTCCTGTCTGGTGTCCCTTATGGaccaaaaatatatttccatatatttatgaTCAATATATTAACCCCCCGTTACCCAGACAAGGTTTaaacctagtcccagactaaaatgcacgtTTGGGCAGTTTAATTGAAAGAAACgtaaaatatatcagtgcctttgttttgtctcaagatgcacaccattaatgtttttttttctaaagcacatttataaaagctacttaaatgtcctaattgaactaaggcttaatcatggcttaatctaagccctgtttgtAAAACCAGGcctaaattgtttaaatatactgaaaaatatatgaaataataatttttaacataTTACAATATACTGAATAATACATCATGAATTGTcgcttttcatatattgaaaaatgtgacaatatttgcactgtaaaatgtaattagttgAGTATACTTAGAAAACATGAGGGAAATTATAGCCTTAAATTTCTTAAGGATATTTTACTCAAAGTCGTAAGTTGCTAATACAAAGACACACAAAAGAGTGTTGGAACAATGAATGACtgtgcatttatttgtatttattaaactgCAAAGACTTTACAAAGTAGTTAATATACATCACTGCAATACAGTTACTgtcttttaaataaagcaacatgcagcatatTATCAATGCTTCTTGTTCTTCTCTTGGACTGAAGCACAAGCACAGGCAACCTCACAGAACTCAgacaacaaaaccaaaacattaaacagtaacagatctctcaagatctcaaaAGAGGAGGGTtaaacaacaataacagcattaccagcttcatttattacaaaccagtttgactttatttctgtcaaacaaCTACAGAagatcttattgagaattaacagaggtttagatgttgatgatttattgttttgtttcatgttaccattatggagatcagtgtttgcttaaATTGGGCTCAtgactttgtttttgttattttggctgCAGTAACTGTGTTTACAAGGCACCGTTGttatgccaaaaaaataaaaaataaataaaaaagaaaagaaaggccAAAAGGAATGCTGGGAATAATCTGTTGGGTGTGTGTTATTGATGATGACATAATCATCATTAAATGTCCCAGGCCACAGATCTCTTCCCATGGTTTATTGCTTATAAAAAGTCTGatcattaaatgcatttaaaatattgtattctAAACACTGTGATACTAACAAAAGAGTTGCAAAACATTAGTGTTGAGCTCTTCAGCGCTCCACTGAGAGATGTCAGTCCGATCTGCTGTAAATGATGATGGAGAAACAGAAAGCAGCAGAGAAACAGGATGAAGAGCTCATTCAAGAGCTGCAGCAGGAAATCACTGAGCTCAAGAAGAGAAACACACGAGCTGGATCATCTCTTACACACAGAGGATCACCTCCACCTCCTACAGGTCAGTCTGCTCACATCACAGCACAACACTCACACTCGCCAATGCTGAGGGATTTGTCCTCTCTCCTGCTGCAGATTGAACCATTTCTGTGCAGCCCTCCACACCCCAGGAATTGGCCTTAAGATCAGTATGAACATTGATATGAGTGAGAGCTCTGACTCAGCTGCAAGACACTCCAGACGAGAAAATCAGTCAAACTGGTAAGTCACTATCAAATACAGTGCACAGATTTTGAcagtacacagcaaaatccccagtgttaaatcAACAGTGCTcaagagtacatatggtcccacTGTTAAAGTAACATTGatgcagtgttaaagttaatgaggtaattaagtgattaattaagtgatgattgagcattagtgatgaacacctgctgttaacaagcagatttgtcttcactgaagaaaagagaaacaataACTTCTtaagccacagccttagatgaaagataaaagacattaagaggctgtttacacaacaccgttttcaactaaaaattgaaaactttttgtgttttggctgttcgtttacatgacaactgtgttttgggtgcctgaaaacgcaaacttttgaaaacggtctccgtgtaaacaacaaaaacacgaatttgtgaaaatgatgacgtcatgcacatgcgtattacatgttcagtctatagtgtttcatcgccatctaatggcctgccagcagaatacaacgtttttagtcattttcacggatcgttttgacaatggtgctGTCTGTACacggaaaactcaaaggaaaaacttctccgttttaagcatatcgttgtcatgtaaacgtacccttaatctctcagcagaggaggattaaacaactccacaaacagcattaccagcttcacttattactaaccagtttgactttatttctgtcatgtgtttacagaagctcttattgagaGTTAACAGgcgtttagatgttgatgaaaCAATAGTTTCAATGCATATTGAAcactttattaaatattaagcaCATAAAGATCTTTATATTGTAAAGATGTGATTCATATTCTCTGATTGCTTTCTCTCTATGGATGTGCCTCTGGATCCAGATACAGCTAATCTATATCTCATCCTGTCTGATGATGGGGGGAAAAGCGAGACATGAGGACATTAAACAAAAGCTCCCAGATTACCCTGAGAGGTTTGATAACTGCATCTGTGTCTCTTTAGGGAGGTTTTATTTTGAGGTGCAGGTGATGGGAAAGACTAAATAGATTTAGGAGTGGCTGGAGAATCTGTTAACAGAAAGGGAAAGATCACAGTGACTCCTCAGAATGGATACTGGACTGTGGGTCTGTGGAATGGGAATGAATATTGGACCTGTGCCGCTCCATCTGTCCGCCTGTCTCTGAGAGTGAAACCGCAGAAGGTGGGGGTGTTTGTGGACTATGAGGAGGGTCTGGTCTCCTTCTATGATGTAGAGTCCAGATCTCATGTCTACTCATTCGCTGGTCAGTCTTTCACTGAGAAACTCTGAGTCGTAATGATAAAGGAAAAAATTCAGCCCCACTGATCATCTCACCTGCTAATTACAATAAATGATTTTACACCCAAgatatgaaatgaaaatatagcTTTTTTAAACTAAGAACCTAAAAATGgtactttttactgtttttactgttttcccttatattattttatggttATCTGAAGCCATTTTGATTGATCACTCACACTGGTTCACACTGTGGCAAtgttagcccctgctggtagtTCCTGTAATTacacaatttttgttttttaaatcagcCATTATTGCAGTTGAAGTTATATTTTAGATGCTTAGTTTTGATTAtatgaaattctgtcatataGAGACtatgaatgaaatattaaaatttggaTTTGATATATGAATAATTTATCCATACAACAAATTTTTCCATGATTTACAGGTAAACGAGTTCAGCTTCAGGACTGATATATGTGTGTCTTAACACTTTTTGAAAATCATAcagaaaagaataaaacatgaagtaAATGCTTTgtgctaaataaatgtatatagtatgtgtttaatatttttaatgactcTCAAAATTAAACAGACTAGCTGTAGATTTACCCTTATCCAGCCT
It encodes the following:
- the LOC127516739 gene encoding LOW QUALITY PROTEIN: zinc finger protein RFP-like (The sequence of the model RefSeq protein was modified relative to this genomic sequence to represent the inferred CDS: inserted 2 bases in 2 codons; deleted 1 base in 1 codon) — its product is MDVPLDPDTANLYLILSDDGGKARHEDIKQKLPDYPERFDNCICVSLGRFYFEVQVMGKTKXDLGVAGESVNRKGKITVTPQNGYWTVGLWNGNEYWTCAAPSVRLSLRVKPQKVGVFVDYEEGLVSFYDVESRSHVYSFAGQSFTEKLXSRNDKGKNSAPLIISPANYNK